In Candidatus Effluviviaceae Genus V sp., a single genomic region encodes these proteins:
- a CDS encoding response regulator, whose translation MSERPTVLVVDDEEAIRDSCVQVLTKAGYDCHAGVDGYQGLSLAHELEPDVLLLDLMMPGLDGYEVLEQVMNTHKNTVVIVITGYATIESAVEAMKRGAFDFLPKPFTPDELRLIVNRGLEQRRLLQETTALREEKERMKQYFITIVAHELRSPLLLSKQYLDLVVGGKMGKIDDTAREMLDGAHGTLVGLLDIIADWLKLARINAGDIAGGMEETKIGPILEKVIEDTMPFAKDRNIDLTLEKPDESCPLSAHPESLEVVFKNLVTNAIKYNRENGSVTVSARCEDGRLLVSVADTGIGIPKEEQGFIFEDFFRVKSSKTADIAGTGLGLSIVKKIVEGHHGTVELESREGEGSTFTVSLPPLKHKDEAEEEEED comes from the coding sequence ATGAGCGAGCGGCCTACTGTCCTCGTTGTGGACGATGAGGAGGCGATCCGGGATTCCTGCGTACAGGTTCTGACGAAGGCCGGCTACGACTGCCACGCCGGCGTCGACGGCTACCAGGGGCTGTCGCTCGCCCACGAGCTCGAGCCGGACGTCCTGCTGCTCGACCTCATGATGCCCGGCCTCGACGGGTACGAGGTCCTCGAGCAGGTGATGAACACCCACAAGAACACCGTCGTCATCGTCATCACCGGCTACGCGACCATCGAGTCGGCCGTCGAGGCGATGAAGCGCGGGGCGTTCGACTTTCTGCCGAAGCCGTTCACCCCCGACGAGCTCCGCCTGATCGTCAACAGGGGCCTCGAGCAGCGCAGGCTGCTCCAGGAGACGACCGCCCTTCGCGAAGAGAAGGAGCGGATGAAGCAGTACTTCATCACGATCGTCGCGCACGAGCTGCGCTCCCCCCTGCTCCTGTCGAAGCAGTACCTCGATCTGGTCGTCGGCGGCAAGATGGGCAAGATCGACGATACGGCCCGGGAGATGCTTGACGGCGCGCACGGTACGCTCGTCGGCCTGCTCGACATCATCGCCGACTGGCTCAAGCTCGCCCGCATCAACGCCGGGGACATCGCGGGCGGGATGGAGGAGACGAAGATCGGCCCTATCCTCGAGAAGGTCATCGAGGACACGATGCCGTTCGCGAAGGACAGGAACATCGACCTCACGCTCGAGAAGCCCGACGAGAGCTGCCCACTGAGCGCCCACCCCGAGTCGCTCGAGGTCGTCTTCAAGAACCTCGTTACCAACGCCATCAAGTACAATCGGGAGAACGGGAGCGTGACGGTCTCCGCGCGCTGCGAGGACGGCCGCCTGCTCGTGTCGGTGGCCGACACCGGAATCGGCATCCCGAAGGAGGAGCAGGGATTCATCTTCGAGGACTTCTTCCGCGTGAAGAGCTCGAAGACGGCCGACATAGCGGGGACGGGCCTGGGGCTCTCGATCGTCAAGAAGATCGTCGAGGGCCATCACGGGACCGTCGAGCTCGAGTCCCGTGAGGGAGAGGGCTCGACGTTCACCGTGTCGCTGCCGCCTCTCAAGCACAAGGACGAGGCGGAAGAGGAGGAAGAGGATTAG
- a CDS encoding response regulator — protein sequence MAGKHVLIVDDDMDFVKLYSLFLRNNGFEVDAAYSAAEAMDALEKADPDIVVLDVMMEHFDSGFNVSRSIKEKYPDLPVILLTAIGEETGLDFEPKDDDERELMHADGFLNKGSDPEELLARINSLLS from the coding sequence GTGGCTGGGAAACACGTCCTCATCGTCGACGACGACATGGACTTCGTGAAGCTCTACTCCCTGTTCCTCAGGAACAACGGATTCGAGGTCGATGCGGCCTACAGCGCCGCGGAGGCCATGGACGCGCTCGAGAAGGCCGATCCCGACATCGTCGTCCTCGACGTCATGATGGAGCACTTCGACTCGGGCTTCAACGTCAGCAGGTCCATCAAGGAGAAGTACCCCGACCTCCCGGTGATCCTGTTGACCGCCATCGGCGAGGAGACGGGGCTCGACTTCGAACCGAAGGACGACGACGAGCGCGAGCTCATGCACGCCGACGGTTTCCTCAACAAGGGCTCCGACCCCGAGGAGCTGCTCGCCAGGATCAACTCGCTCCTGAGCTAG
- a CDS encoding response regulator yields MPEKKRILIIDDNAHFVKMNRTALEAAGYEVEAAYNAEEGFTKVEYGQPDAIVLDLMMERHDSGFKLAKKLKTHPVYRDIPVLMLTAVGEATGYRFTMEEDGYWMNTDDFADKPLPPDELISRLEKLMSGNREDEKDAA; encoded by the coding sequence GTGCCGGAGAAGAAGAGGATCCTCATCATCGACGACAACGCGCATTTCGTGAAGATGAACCGGACGGCGCTGGAGGCGGCGGGCTACGAGGTCGAGGCCGCCTACAACGCCGAGGAGGGCTTCACGAAGGTCGAGTACGGACAACCCGATGCCATCGTCCTCGACCTCATGATGGAGCGACACGACTCCGGCTTCAAGCTCGCGAAGAAGCTCAAGACGCACCCTGTCTACCGCGACATTCCCGTTCTCATGCTGACGGCCGTCGGCGAGGCGACCGGCTACCGCTTCACCATGGAGGAGGACGGGTACTGGATGAACACCGACGATTTCGCCGACAAGCCGCTCCCCCCGGACGAGCTCATCTCTCGACTTGAGAAGCTGATGTCGGGGAACCGGGAGGACGAGAAGGACGCAGCCTGA
- the gltA gene encoding NADPH-dependent glutamate synthase, with the protein MSETATGKRTWTRNEIVEIRDLSPEIKLWKVYCPEIARAVRPGQFVVFRANDYAERIPLTVADFDRDSGLITVIFQTVGASTKKMALLGKGAVVMDVVGPLGHASDIENYGTVVVVGGGIGVAPVYPIAGALHEAGNRLISIVGARTKDLLILEDEMRAISDEIIVTTDDGSHGEHGFVTDALKEVLDRDESVNRVVAIGPVVMMRAVANATRGREIPTIASLNSVMIDATGMCGCCRVTVGDDTKFACVDGPEFDAHLVDFDELMRRQAMYEREEYRALWHHECMLEAAAAEIEKAESRIPMPKQDHRARVNNFNEVALGYSREMAQQEALRCLQCKKAPCISGCPVEIDIPAFVRLVQSGDFLGAIRKVKEKNSLPGICGRVCPQEEQCETACVLSNKQQPVAIGRLERFVADYELEQGEVRAPTIKDRTGHRVAVVGAGPAGLTVAGELAKLGHNVTVFEALHKPGGVLVYGIPEFRLPKSIVQVECDYVMKLGVDFRTSHVVGQLGTLQSLFEDGYEAVFVATGAGLPYFMNIPGENLNGVYSANEFLTRTNLMKAYLFPEYDTPIRVGHRVAVVGGGNVAMDSARCAMRLGADEVSIVYRRSRKEMPARDEEIENAVEEGVILRNLRNPVRLIDDGNGWVKEMELIEMELGEPDASGRRRPIPIEGSEHTIPVDVVVMAIGQGPNPLLTTSTKDLELNKWGNIVADEETGKTSMKGVFAGGDIVTGAATVILAMGAGKKAARAIDEYLATGEW; encoded by the coding sequence GTGTCTGAAACGGCCACCGGAAAGAGGACGTGGACGAGAAATGAGATCGTCGAGATCAGGGACCTCTCCCCCGAGATCAAGCTCTGGAAGGTCTACTGCCCCGAGATCGCGCGGGCGGTGAGACCGGGGCAGTTCGTCGTCTTCCGAGCGAACGACTACGCGGAGAGGATCCCGCTGACGGTCGCGGACTTCGATCGGGACAGCGGGCTCATCACTGTCATCTTCCAGACGGTGGGCGCCTCGACGAAGAAGATGGCACTCCTCGGGAAGGGCGCCGTCGTCATGGACGTCGTCGGGCCCCTCGGCCACGCGAGCGACATCGAGAACTACGGGACCGTCGTGGTCGTCGGCGGCGGGATCGGCGTCGCGCCCGTCTACCCGATAGCCGGCGCCCTTCACGAGGCGGGCAACAGGCTCATCTCGATCGTCGGCGCCCGCACGAAGGACCTTCTCATTCTCGAGGACGAGATGCGCGCCATCTCGGACGAGATCATCGTGACGACCGACGACGGGAGCCACGGAGAACACGGCTTCGTAACCGACGCTCTGAAGGAGGTCCTCGACCGCGACGAGTCGGTCAACCGGGTGGTCGCCATCGGCCCGGTCGTCATGATGCGGGCCGTGGCGAACGCCACCCGCGGACGGGAGATCCCGACGATCGCCTCCCTGAACTCCGTCATGATCGACGCGACAGGCATGTGCGGCTGCTGCCGCGTGACCGTCGGCGACGACACGAAGTTCGCCTGCGTTGACGGACCGGAGTTCGACGCTCACCTCGTCGACTTCGACGAGCTCATGCGCCGACAGGCCATGTACGAACGCGAGGAGTACCGGGCGCTCTGGCATCACGAGTGCATGCTGGAGGCGGCGGCCGCAGAGATCGAGAAGGCGGAGTCCCGCATACCGATGCCCAAGCAGGACCACAGAGCCCGGGTCAACAACTTCAACGAGGTCGCCCTCGGCTACTCGCGCGAGATGGCCCAGCAGGAGGCACTGCGCTGCCTTCAGTGCAAGAAGGCACCGTGCATCTCCGGCTGCCCGGTCGAGATCGACATTCCGGCCTTCGTCAGACTGGTGCAGTCGGGTGACTTCCTCGGCGCCATCCGGAAGGTCAAGGAGAAGAACAGTCTTCCGGGCATCTGCGGCCGCGTCTGCCCCCAGGAGGAGCAGTGTGAGACCGCCTGCGTGCTATCGAACAAGCAGCAGCCCGTCGCCATCGGCAGGCTCGAGCGGTTCGTTGCCGACTACGAGCTCGAACAGGGCGAGGTGCGGGCCCCCACGATCAAGGACCGCACCGGGCACAGGGTCGCCGTCGTCGGTGCGGGCCCGGCGGGCCTCACCGTCGCCGGAGAGCTCGCCAAGCTCGGACACAACGTGACCGTCTTCGAGGCGCTCCACAAGCCGGGCGGCGTACTGGTCTACGGCATTCCTGAGTTCAGGCTGCCGAAGTCGATCGTTCAGGTCGAGTGCGACTACGTCATGAAGCTCGGTGTCGATTTCAGGACGAGCCACGTGGTCGGTCAGCTCGGAACGCTCCAGTCGCTCTTCGAGGACGGCTACGAGGCGGTCTTCGTCGCGACCGGCGCGGGCCTCCCCTACTTCATGAACATCCCCGGTGAGAACCTGAACGGCGTCTACTCCGCCAACGAGTTCCTCACGCGCACCAATCTCATGAAGGCCTACCTCTTCCCCGAGTACGACACGCCGATCCGCGTCGGCCACCGCGTCGCCGTCGTCGGAGGCGGCAACGTCGCGATGGACTCGGCCCGCTGCGCCATGCGACTCGGCGCCGACGAGGTGTCGATCGTCTATCGCCGCTCCCGCAAGGAGATGCCGGCCCGCGACGAGGAGATCGAGAACGCCGTCGAGGAGGGCGTCATCCTCCGGAACCTCAGGAACCCGGTCCGTCTGATCGACGACGGCAACGGCTGGGTGAAGGAGATGGAACTCATCGAGATGGAGCTCGGCGAGCCGGACGCCTCGGGCCGAAGGCGCCCGATCCCCATCGAGGGCAGCGAGCACACGATCCCGGTCGACGTCGTCGTTATGGCCATCGGACAGGGGCCGAACCCGCTGCTCACGACCTCGACGAAGGACCTCGAACTCAACAAGTGGGGCAACATCGTCGCCGACGAGGAGACCGGGAAGACCAGCATGAAGGGCGTTTTCGCCGGCGGCGACATCGTGACCGGCGCGGCGACCGTCATCCTTGCGATGGGAGCCGGGAAGAAGGCCGCGCGCGCGATAGACGAGTATCTCGCGACCGGCGAGTGGTAG
- a CDS encoding HAMP domain-containing protein gives MIFPLRTRLAASIVIVVLAMGVVSTIVGTRLFADSLVRQVQQGVEQDLNTAYLVYESRLREVETSILLAANDAEVVRPITVDRPGTLASVLSRIRERRGLDFLTVTDAEGIVIARVTGGAGVGDDRGGEPLVGRVLETDEPVRGTVLMEAERLALERAGLADSARIGVLETPRARPTERSEISEGMVLASGAPVRVGGRTVGMVYGGVLLNRREEIVDNVKQTAYGGETWKGKEIGTATIFRDDTRIATNVLDAGGDRAIGTRVSEEVYEKVVGEGERWIARAFVVDDWYITAYGPIRDLGGRVVGMLYVGVLADKFDAIRAQTVWTFAGVSVAGMVLALVIASILSTGILRPIRHLLQASREIAKGNFKTRVDIDPNAANELVELGESFNFMAQSIAERDERLQENARKMTESKKLATLGQLAAGIAHEINNPLGGILMYSHMLREDLKKEENRENVVKIGREADRCKRIVKGLLDFARQTRPERSESNLNHILNEVVALLEQQAIFRNIELERDLSPSLPLIEVDVTQIQEVFMNIILNASQAMEGKGTIRIATRLVEDGGAVEIELGDTGPGIPPDDIDKIFEPFYTTKEVGRGTGLGLSIAYGIVERHQGSIRVESEEGKGTTFFIRLPVPEQPPPM, from the coding sequence ATGATATTCCCCCTCAGAACGAGACTGGCGGCGAGCATCGTCATCGTCGTCCTCGCGATGGGCGTCGTCTCGACGATCGTCGGGACGCGCCTTTTCGCCGACAGCCTCGTGCGCCAGGTTCAGCAGGGCGTCGAGCAGGACCTCAACACCGCGTACCTCGTCTACGAGAGCCGCCTGCGCGAGGTCGAGACGAGCATCCTACTGGCGGCCAACGACGCCGAGGTCGTTCGTCCGATCACTGTCGACCGTCCCGGAACGCTCGCGAGCGTTCTCTCCAGGATCAGAGAGCGGCGGGGGCTCGACTTCCTGACGGTGACGGACGCAGAAGGCATCGTGATCGCGCGTGTCACGGGCGGCGCGGGGGTCGGCGACGACCGCGGCGGCGAGCCGCTTGTGGGAAGGGTTCTCGAGACGGACGAGCCGGTGCGCGGGACCGTCCTCATGGAGGCGGAACGCCTGGCGCTGGAACGCGCAGGTCTCGCCGACTCCGCCCGGATCGGGGTCCTCGAGACGCCCAGAGCTCGTCCGACGGAGCGCTCGGAGATCAGCGAGGGCATGGTGCTGGCCTCCGGCGCACCGGTCCGCGTGGGCGGCCGAACGGTCGGGATGGTATACGGAGGCGTTCTGCTCAACCGGCGCGAGGAGATCGTCGACAACGTCAAGCAGACGGCCTACGGCGGCGAGACGTGGAAGGGCAAGGAGATCGGGACGGCGACCATCTTCCGCGACGACACGCGCATCGCCACGAACGTCCTCGACGCCGGCGGCGACCGCGCCATCGGGACCCGCGTGTCGGAGGAGGTCTACGAGAAGGTCGTCGGCGAGGGCGAGCGCTGGATTGCGAGGGCCTTCGTCGTGGACGACTGGTACATCACTGCCTACGGTCCGATCCGCGACCTCGGCGGCAGGGTCGTCGGGATGCTCTACGTGGGCGTTCTCGCGGACAAGTTCGACGCCATCCGTGCGCAGACCGTCTGGACTTTCGCCGGCGTCAGTGTCGCCGGTATGGTCCTGGCGCTCGTCATCGCCAGCATACTCTCGACAGGCATCCTTCGCCCCATTCGGCACCTCCTTCAGGCCTCGCGCGAGATCGCGAAGGGCAACTTCAAGACGCGTGTCGACATCGACCCGAACGCGGCGAACGAGCTCGTCGAACTGGGCGAGTCGTTCAACTTCATGGCGCAGTCGATCGCGGAGCGCGACGAGCGCCTCCAGGAGAACGCCAGGAAGATGACCGAGTCGAAGAAGCTGGCCACACTCGGACAGCTCGCGGCCGGCATCGCTCACGAGATCAACAACCCGCTGGGCGGGATCCTCATGTACAGCCACATGCTCCGGGAGGACCTGAAGAAGGAGGAGAACCGCGAGAACGTTGTGAAGATCGGCCGCGAGGCCGACCGCTGCAAGAGGATCGTCAAGGGGCTCCTCGATTTCGCCAGGCAGACCCGCCCCGAGCGCTCGGAGTCCAATCTGAACCACATTCTGAACGAGGTCGTTGCGCTTCTTGAGCAGCAGGCGATCTTCAGGAACATCGAACTCGAGCGCGACCTCTCCCCGAGCCTGCCGCTCATCGAGGTCGACGTGACGCAGATTCAGGAGGTCTTCATGAACATCATCCTGAACGCGTCACAGGCCATGGAGGGTAAGGGGACGATCCGCATCGCGACGCGCCTCGTAGAGGACGGCGGGGCCGTGGAGATCGAGCTCGGCGACACGGGGCCGGGGATCCCGCCGGACGACATCGACAAGATCTTCGAGCCGTTCTACACAACGAAGGAGGTCGGGCGGGGTACGGGCCTCGGGCTCTCGATCGCGTACGGTATCGTCGAGAGACACCAGGGGTCGATCCGCGTCGAGAGCGAGGAGGGTAAGGGAACGACGTTCTTCATCCGGCTGCCTGTCCCGGAGCAGCCGCCGCCGATGTGA
- a CDS encoding oligosaccharide flippase family protein — protein MNEDLNVGAAETPARTVLRHSLMTFGTRVGTVLVNIPTSILVARLLGTEGQGSYASAVIFPTTFAFIGLLGVDAAHTYFLSRKRYSLGQINSQSAVLTLVLSAILVPAYLVFVRLYDGVGTEAFRTILVSAAALVPILIAKYLSIALLLGLQRIRWFNAANLLQAAALLVFMLVNLLVLKGGVQGAIFAYMASEATVTLLAFRVARREAGGRPLFERPTKELLKRSFVYGLQGHIGNVLIQFTYRFDMFLVLSFAGLPAQGLYSIAVILAEKLSHIPQSVQVVLFPKLSSLEVDDANRLTPRVLRSSLALTALAAIVLYLLSRPLLTLFYGAEYAGSLAPFRVLVPGIVALTAARILSSDLSGRDRRIYHTIATAAAFGLNVVLCLVWIPRHGIVGAAWASTVSYTVQSVVMLVFFRRLSGVPIREALVPKREDVRLISGFLRSLVQRRRGRTPGR, from the coding sequence GTGAACGAGGATCTGAACGTCGGGGCGGCCGAGACGCCCGCGAGGACCGTCCTCCGCCACAGTCTGATGACCTTCGGCACCCGCGTCGGGACCGTCCTCGTCAACATTCCGACATCGATCCTCGTGGCCCGCCTGCTCGGCACGGAGGGTCAGGGATCGTACGCGTCGGCCGTCATCTTCCCGACGACCTTCGCCTTCATCGGCCTCCTCGGCGTCGACGCGGCGCACACGTACTTCCTCTCGCGGAAGCGCTACAGCCTGGGTCAGATCAACAGTCAGAGCGCCGTCCTGACGCTCGTTCTCTCCGCGATCCTCGTCCCGGCCTATCTCGTCTTCGTCCGGCTCTACGACGGCGTCGGAACGGAGGCCTTCCGGACGATCCTCGTGTCGGCCGCGGCGCTCGTGCCGATCCTCATCGCGAAGTACCTCTCGATCGCCCTTCTCCTGGGCCTCCAGCGCATCCGGTGGTTCAACGCGGCCAATCTCCTGCAGGCGGCCGCGCTCCTCGTGTTCATGCTGGTCAACCTGCTGGTGCTCAAGGGCGGCGTACAGGGGGCGATCTTCGCCTACATGGCGAGCGAGGCGACCGTGACGCTGCTCGCCTTCCGCGTGGCGCGCCGCGAGGCCGGAGGGAGGCCGCTCTTCGAGCGTCCGACGAAGGAGCTCCTCAAGCGCTCCTTCGTGTACGGCCTCCAGGGACACATCGGGAACGTCCTCATCCAGTTCACCTACCGCTTCGACATGTTCCTCGTGCTCTCGTTCGCCGGGCTCCCGGCACAGGGGCTCTACTCGATCGCCGTCATCCTGGCGGAGAAGCTCTCCCATATTCCGCAGTCGGTCCAGGTCGTGCTCTTCCCGAAACTCTCATCGCTGGAGGTCGACGACGCAAACCGTCTGACGCCGCGCGTGCTCAGGTCCTCGCTGGCCCTGACCGCGCTCGCGGCCATCGTGCTCTACCTGCTCAGCCGCCCCCTGCTCACGCTCTTCTACGGCGCCGAGTACGCGGGCTCGCTGGCGCCGTTTCGCGTGCTCGTTCCCGGCATCGTCGCCCTGACGGCCGCACGGATCCTCTCGAGCGACCTGTCGGGACGCGACAGGCGCATCTACCACACGATCGCGACGGCCGCCGCGTTCGGCCTGAACGTCGTCCTCTGTCTCGTCTGGATCCCGCGGCACGGTATCGTCGGCGCCGCCTGGGCCTCGACCGTCTCGTACACGGTGCAGAGCGTGGTGATGCTGGTCTTCTTCCGCAGGCTCTCCGGCGTGCCGATCCGCGAGGCCCTCGTGCCGAAGCGCGAGGACGTGCGGCTGATCTCGGGGTTCCTCAGGAGCCTGGTTCAGAGAAGGAGAGGAAGAACGCCCGGACGCTAG
- a CDS encoding glycosyltransferase, giving the protein MSGTSRERRRLTVLALYAWPEFWSMGEGRGAPSFFLSITSFPRAGHDLHVVMPGPPEGPRHELYHGVHLHRFPTRVDFMPDVSRSKLAQHARIFFSYIYWFMRAVPAALDVARRVEPDVVFGMGALGATAARSVAVKLDVPNVTRLFGTSLGQFFDSPFRMALRYRERRAFRTPASYVVLHDDGAGGDEVARRMGVDMKRFLFWPNGIRKGAFLEPVDRAAVRRRLGVPTDGPVVLAVARLHPEKHVERMLRAAPRVLCGFPETTFVVVGRGPERGRLEDLARSLGIEDHVVFAGTVGQEELPEVYRSADVFVTMSDRTNAGNPLYEAMMAGLPVVALNTGRTAEVVSGGDNGLLIEPDELASLGDVVAGLLGDEVLRGRLGRRARETADAALPSVEERQAMEAAVVEAAAAEARGETPEVPEWPRPAAARTEAT; this is encoded by the coding sequence ATGAGCGGAACATCCCGAGAGCGAAGACGACTGACGGTCCTCGCCCTCTATGCGTGGCCGGAGTTCTGGTCCATGGGGGAGGGTCGGGGCGCGCCGTCGTTCTTCCTCTCGATCACGAGCTTCCCAAGAGCAGGGCACGACCTCCACGTCGTCATGCCGGGGCCACCGGAAGGCCCGCGGCACGAGCTCTATCACGGCGTCCACCTCCACCGGTTCCCGACCCGGGTCGACTTCATGCCGGACGTGTCGCGAAGCAAACTCGCGCAGCACGCACGGATCTTCTTCTCCTACATCTACTGGTTCATGAGGGCGGTGCCGGCGGCGCTCGACGTCGCCCGGCGCGTCGAGCCGGACGTCGTCTTCGGTATGGGGGCCCTCGGCGCCACGGCGGCCCGGTCGGTCGCCGTGAAGCTGGACGTTCCCAACGTCACCCGGCTCTTCGGGACATCGCTCGGCCAGTTCTTCGACTCGCCGTTCCGCATGGCGCTTCGCTACCGTGAACGCCGGGCGTTCCGCACGCCGGCCAGCTACGTCGTGCTCCACGACGACGGAGCCGGCGGCGACGAGGTCGCGCGCCGGATGGGTGTCGATATGAAGCGGTTCCTCTTCTGGCCGAACGGGATTCGGAAGGGGGCTTTCCTCGAGCCGGTCGACCGCGCGGCCGTCAGAAGGCGGCTCGGCGTTCCGACCGACGGGCCGGTGGTGCTCGCTGTGGCGCGACTTCACCCGGAGAAACACGTTGAGCGCATGCTGCGGGCGGCTCCGCGTGTCCTGTGCGGGTTTCCCGAGACCACGTTCGTCGTCGTGGGGCGCGGCCCGGAGCGGGGTCGCCTCGAGGACCTGGCGCGGTCGCTCGGCATCGAGGACCACGTCGTCTTCGCCGGGACTGTCGGACAGGAGGAGCTGCCGGAGGTCTATCGCTCCGCGGACGTCTTCGTCACGATGTCGGACAGGACGAACGCGGGGAACCCGCTGTACGAGGCGATGATGGCGGGCCTCCCGGTCGTCGCCCTGAACACGGGTCGCACGGCCGAGGTCGTATCCGGTGGGGACAACGGTCTTCTCATCGAACCCGACGAACTCGCGTCGCTCGGGGACGTCGTCGCCGGGCTTCTCGGAGACGAGGTGCTTCGGGGCCGTCTCGGGCGACGCGCCAGGGAGACGGCCGACGCGGCGCTGCCGTCCGTCGAGGAGCGCCAGGCGATGGAGGCGGCCGTCGTCGAGGCCGCCGCGGCCGAGGCGCGCGGCGAAACGCCCGAGGTTCCCGAGTGGCCCCGTCCGGCCGCGGCGCGAACGGAGGCGACGTGA
- a CDS encoding EamA family transporter: MFAHPLPLHLEHPMWVLLSIVTAVFFALSSGQAKALSRRSHDYVVTWAMMVLGVPLTGLVLAVQGMPEIEDGFYLAAMVSVLLNTVAVTLQVKALRLSPLSLTMPFLAFTPLFMLVTSSFILGEFPTAKGFAGILLIVAGAYSINLDRLKDGGITAPIRAIGSEPGSRLMLAVAAIWSVAAAYDKVATVASSPAFYTTFFGVVYGVIYLPLFLIGLRRSESPKRAVPGLFLLGALSAGMILAQMTAIEMTIASYVIAIKRSGMVLSVFLGYFFFKERHLRNRFAGAALMTLGVVLLSI; this comes from the coding sequence ATGTTCGCTCACCCGCTTCCGCTACACCTGGAGCATCCGATGTGGGTCCTGCTCTCTATCGTCACGGCCGTGTTCTTCGCCCTCTCGTCGGGCCAGGCCAAGGCTCTCTCGCGGAGATCGCACGACTACGTCGTGACGTGGGCGATGATGGTGCTCGGCGTGCCGCTGACTGGGCTCGTGCTGGCCGTCCAGGGCATGCCCGAGATCGAGGACGGCTTCTATCTCGCGGCGATGGTCAGTGTTCTGCTGAACACGGTGGCCGTGACCCTGCAGGTGAAGGCGCTCAGGCTCTCGCCCCTTTCTCTGACGATGCCGTTCCTGGCGTTCACGCCGCTCTTCATGCTCGTGACGAGCTCGTTCATCCTCGGGGAGTTTCCCACGGCGAAGGGGTTCGCAGGGATCCTCCTGATCGTGGCCGGCGCCTACTCGATCAACCTCGACCGCCTGAAGGACGGCGGCATCACGGCGCCGATCCGAGCCATCGGCTCCGAGCCGGGCAGTCGGCTGATGCTGGCGGTGGCCGCCATCTGGAGCGTCGCCGCCGCCTACGACAAGGTCGCGACCGTCGCCAGCTCGCCGGCGTTCTACACGACCTTCTTCGGAGTCGTCTACGGCGTCATCTATCTGCCGCTCTTCCTCATCGGACTCAGACGGTCCGAGTCGCCGAAGCGCGCTGTCCCCGGACTCTTCCTCCTGGGAGCTCTCTCGGCCGGGATGATCCTCGCGCAGATGACGGCCATCGAGATGACGATCGCCAGCTACGTCATCGCCATCAAGCGCTCGGGGATGGTCCTGAGCGTCTTCCTCGGCTACTTCTTCTTCAAAGAACGGCACCTGCGAAACAGGTTCGCAGGCGCCGCTCTCATGACCCTCGGGGTCGTCCTTCTGTCCATCTGA